Genomic DNA from Flavobacterium sp. N502540:
CTGCAAATCAGCATTATGCCCGCCGTTATTCTTTATCAGAATTGAGCGCGGGTTATAGCTCGGCAGCACAGCAAACCAATATCCAGCAATTGGGAAATGGAATTCGTCAATTTCTTATTAAGGCACAATCGTATTATAAGATTAACTCTGAAAATACTGTTTTTGGAAACGCTCATTACAAGAATGGTAAACGCAAAAATGTGCGTTGGAACGAAAGCTCAGATTATCAAATAATCTACCCTTATGTAACGGCAGATTCTATAGGGGGTGATCTTTCGTATGAAGAGTACTCCTTCAGTGGCGGTTATGCTAAAGCTTTGAATAAAATAACTCTGGGGATTAATGCTAATTACAGGGCATTAATGGAGTATCGGGATATTGATCCAAGACCTAAAAATACGGTTTCAGATCTTAATGTTTCTACCGGTATTTCCTTAAACATTAGCGATCATTATGTATTAGGTTCGGCTTTAAATCTGCAAAAATATACACAATCTAATAATCTAAAGTTCTTTAGCGAATTAGGGGCTCCTGCAGTTTATCATATGGTAGGACTTGGCGTTTACAATAAATTACTTACCGGAAATAAACTTAGTTCGTATTATGACGGAAGTGGCTATGGCGTCAATGTGCAGTTTTTTCCAAAAGACCGAAATGGCTTTGGTTTACTACTGGGATACCATCAATTTGGTTATGAAAAAATCATGACCGAATTCCAAAACCTTGTCGCGTCTACAATTTTAGAGAATCAGTATGAAGGAGAGTTTTCTTATTTCAAAAAATCAAAAGAAAAGTTTTGGGGTGCAAAAATTGGACTTTTTTACACAGACCGAACTGGAAAAGAAAATATATTTGACAACCAAAGTACCACATCTTACATCAAGATAGCCGAGCATACCAAATACACCAATCAGGTTACATCTGTTGTGTTTTCAGGATTGTACTACATTCCAAATCCTGAATTAT
This window encodes:
- a CDS encoding DUF6850 family outer membrane beta-barrel protein; amino-acid sequence: MSFRSLFLFIILSCSLLQAQDSTSVLLRIHEDLSPENTFARRFYTNPANQHYARRYSLSELSAGYSSAAQQTNIQQLGNGIRQFLIKAQSYYKINSENTVFGNAHYKNGKRKNVRWNESSDYQIIYPYVTADSIGGDLSYEEYSFSGGYAKALNKITLGINANYRALMEYRDIDPRPKNTVSDLNVSTGISLNISDHYVLGSALNLQKYTQSNNLKFFSELGAPAVYHMVGLGVYNKLLTGNKLSSYYDGSGYGVNVQFFPKDRNGFGLLLGYHQFGYEKIMTEFQNLVASTILENQYEGEFSYFKKSKEKFWGAKIGLFYTDRTGKENIFDNQSTTSYIKIAEHTKYTNQVTSVVFSGLYYIPNPELSWSIAPSFTLKSTAEKYLDPLRTIDLQQGIGRLDFAISKLLAPSLLNVSASLEHNWILSSEMELSDRRTNSIFNMLNYNFAFLSSPYTKINLAARWDYKYQPDLNFFIKTSLDYYRFPQKQNNTFFQMSIGLTF